One genomic region from Panthera tigris isolate Pti1 chromosome D1, P.tigris_Pti1_mat1.1, whole genome shotgun sequence encodes:
- the LOC102970731 gene encoding olfactory receptor 4P4-like codes for MESQRNTSEFVLLGLSYDQNVQIFCFVLFLFCYVALLAGNLLILVSIRCSPLFHQPMYYFLSHLSCMDICYTSSVTPKFIADLRGGTKTISYGNCMFQVFAMHFFGSTEVFVLTVMAFDRYVAICKPLHYLLIMNRTRCNLLVLAAWAGGALHSLPQLSMTIQLPFCGPNEIDHYFCDILPLLKVACTDTYITGVLVVANSGLVALVTFVVLFVSYVIILFSLRHRSAEGRHKALSTCGSHITVVVLFFGPSIFAYLRPPTTFPEDKIFALFYTIIAPMFNPLIYTLRNTEMKSAMRKVWCQTLFSKEAHN; via the coding sequence ATGGAGAGCCAGAGAAACACCTCAGAATTCGTTCTTCTAGGACTTTCGTATGACCAGAACGTACAAATATTTTGCTTTGTGCTCTTCTTATTCTGTTATGTTGCCCTGTTGGCAGGAAACCTGCTGATCCTCGTCTCCATTCGATGCAGCCCTCTTTTCCACCAACCCATGTACTATTTCCTCAGCCACTTATCCTGTATGGACATCTGCTATACCTCTAGTGTTACACCCAAATTCATTGCTGACCTACGAGGGGGGACAAAAACGATCTCCTACGGTAATTGCATGTTCCAGGTCTTTGCTATGCACTTCTTTGGGAGTACTGAGGTCTTTGTCCTCACAGTCATGGCCTTTGATCGCTACGTGGCTATCTGTAAACCTCTCCACTACCTGCTTATCATGAACAGGACAAGATGCAATCTTCTAGTCTTGGCTGCTTGGGCTGGTGGGGCTCTCCATTCTCTTCCTCAATTATCGATGACCATCCAGTTGCCATTTTGTGGACCTAATGAGATTGACCACTATTTTTGTGATATCTTGCCTTTGTTGAAAGTTGCCTGTACTGATACCTACATCACTGGTGTCCTTGTGGTTGCCAATTCAGGTCTGGTCGCTTTAGTGACCTTCGTTGTCTTATTTGTTTCTTATGTCATTATATTGTTTAGTCTAAGACATCGTTCGGCCGAGGGAAGACACAAAGCCCTCTCCACCTGTGGGTCTCATATCACTGTGGTCGTCTTATTTTTTGGACCTTCAATCTTTGCCTACCTTCGACCTCCGACCACGTTCCCCGAGGACAAGATATTCGCTCTATTTTACACCATCATCGCTCCGATGTTCAATCCCTTAATCTACACCCtgagaaatacagagatgaaaagcGCGATGAGAAAAGTTTGGTGTCAAACATTATTTTCGAAGGAAGCACACAATTAA